From Streptomyces sp. NBC_00683, one genomic window encodes:
- the pknB gene encoding Stk1 family PASTA domain-containing Ser/Thr kinase, with product MDTTLQDPLVGQLLDGRYRIDARIAVGGMATVYRAVDTRLDRVLALKVMHPALATDAAFVERFIREAKSVARLAHPNVVAVFDQGAQGAYVYLAMEYVAGCTLRDVLRERGALQPRAALDILEPVLAALGAAHRAGFVHRDMKPENVLIGDDGRVKVADFGLVRAVGTVTDTTGSLLGTVSYLAPEQIEHGTADTRADVYACGVVLYEMLTGGKPHTGETAAQVIYQHLNEDVPAPSRAVPGLADGLDELVAGATARNPEARPHDAVALLARSREVRAGLTEEQLDAMPPQAIAETHDAADDRTSVIPRVIPAGQGTAHHTSRLEMPPLPPRAGGRRPSVAGSRRGIFAALVALLLVLGVGAGVWYINSGQFTRVPSLLGQTQTAAEKRLADAGLDVGGVKRSYSDTVDRGRVISSDPGSGERIRGNDAVKLVISRGPEIVQVPDVEGIALADARRELKKVGLVPGMVTREFSEEIARGEVIRTDPAVGTDRHPDSAVALVISKGSPVDVPDVTGLDIEAARAALEEAGLRTEVLPDRVNSVEAEGTVARQTPGDDTEAAEGDTVELTVSKGPRMLDVPDVTGKNVDEARSKLEEAGFEVKVDRAFLSFSDTIASQSVDGGEQAPEGSTITIKTKGL from the coding sequence GTGGATACGACCCTCCAGGACCCCCTCGTCGGGCAGCTGCTCGACGGCCGCTACCGCATCGATGCGCGCATCGCCGTCGGCGGCATGGCCACGGTCTACCGGGCCGTGGACACCCGTCTCGACCGGGTGCTCGCCCTCAAGGTGATGCATCCGGCTCTGGCGACCGACGCCGCGTTCGTGGAGCGCTTCATCCGCGAGGCCAAGTCCGTGGCCCGGCTGGCGCACCCCAATGTGGTGGCCGTCTTCGACCAGGGCGCCCAGGGCGCGTACGTGTACCTGGCGATGGAGTACGTCGCGGGGTGCACCCTGCGCGACGTCCTGCGTGAGCGCGGCGCCCTGCAGCCGCGGGCCGCACTGGACATCCTGGAGCCGGTCCTCGCCGCGCTCGGTGCCGCGCACCGGGCGGGCTTCGTCCACCGTGACATGAAGCCGGAGAACGTCCTGATAGGGGACGACGGCCGGGTGAAGGTCGCCGACTTCGGTCTCGTACGGGCGGTGGGCACCGTCACGGACACCACCGGCTCGCTCCTGGGCACCGTCTCCTACCTCGCACCGGAGCAGATCGAGCACGGCACGGCCGACACCCGCGCCGATGTGTACGCCTGCGGAGTCGTGCTGTACGAGATGCTGACCGGCGGCAAGCCGCACACCGGTGAGACCGCCGCACAGGTCATCTACCAGCACCTCAACGAGGACGTCCCGGCCCCGTCCCGCGCGGTTCCGGGCCTGGCCGACGGGCTGGACGAGCTGGTGGCGGGCGCCACCGCCCGCAACCCCGAGGCCCGGCCCCATGACGCGGTGGCCCTGCTGGCCCGGTCCCGCGAGGTGCGTGCCGGCCTGACCGAGGAGCAGCTGGACGCGATGCCTCCGCAGGCCATCGCCGAGACGCATGACGCCGCCGACGACCGTACGAGCGTGATCCCGCGGGTGATCCCGGCCGGCCAGGGCACAGCGCACCACACCAGCCGCCTGGAGATGCCCCCGCTGCCGCCGCGGGCGGGTGGCCGCCGGCCGTCCGTCGCCGGATCCCGGCGCGGGATATTCGCGGCGCTCGTCGCCCTCCTGCTGGTCCTGGGAGTCGGTGCGGGTGTCTGGTACATCAATTCTGGGCAGTTCACCCGGGTCCCCTCGCTGCTGGGCCAGACCCAGACTGCGGCGGAGAAGCGGCTCGCGGACGCCGGTCTCGACGTGGGGGGCGTCAAGCGCTCCTACAGCGACACGGTGGACCGCGGCAGGGTGATCAGCAGCGATCCCGGATCGGGTGAGCGGATCCGGGGCAATGACGCGGTGAAGCTGGTGATCTCGCGCGGGCCGGAGATCGTGCAGGTGCCCGACGTCGAGGGCATCGCGCTCGCCGATGCCCGGCGCGAGCTGAAGAAGGTCGGCCTGGTGCCGGGGATGGTGACCCGGGAGTTCAGCGAGGAGATCGCGCGGGGCGAGGTGATCCGTACGGATCCCGCCGTCGGCACCGACCGCCACCCCGACTCGGCCGTCGCCCTGGTCATCAGCAAGGGCAGCCCGGTCGACGTCCCCGACGTCACGGGGCTCGACATCGAGGCCGCGAGGGCCGCGCTGGAGGAGGCGGGTCTCAGGACCGAGGTGCTGCCCGACCGGGTCAACTCCGTCGAGGCCGAGGGCACGGTTGCCCGCCAGACGCCCGGCGACGACACGGAGGCCGCGGAGGGCGACACCGTCGAGCTCACGGTCTCCAAGGGCCCGCGCATGCTCGACGTCCCGGATGTCACCGGGAAGAACGTGGACGAGGCCAGGAGCAAACTGGAGGAGGCGGGGTTCGAGGTCAAGGTCGACCGCGCGTTCCTCTCCTTCAGCGACACGATCGCGAGTCAGTCGGTCGACGGCGGCGAACAGGCCCCGGAAGGCTCCACGATCACCATCAAGACCAAGGGTCTCTAG
- the thiS gene encoding sulfur carrier protein ThiS — MSVSVSVSVNGEHRTVPAGTALDALVATLTTAHSGVAAAVNEAVVPRSQWSATALGEGDRVEVLTAVQGG; from the coding sequence GTGTCCGTGTCCGTGTCCGTGTCCGTCAACGGGGAGCACCGCACCGTCCCGGCCGGTACCGCGCTGGACGCCCTGGTCGCGACCCTGACCACGGCGCACTCCGGTGTCGCCGCCGCGGTCAACGAGGCCGTCGTGCCGCGCAGCCAGTGGTCCGCCACCGCCCTCGGCGAGGGCGACCGCGTCGAGGTCCTCACCGCGGTCCAGGGAGGCTGA
- a CDS encoding thiazole synthase, with product MSDDLFTLGSTTFSSRLIMGTGGAPSLEVLERSLIASGTELTTVAMRRLDPTVQGSVLSVLERLSIRVLPNTAGCFTAGEAVLTARLAREALGTDWIKLEVVADERTLLPDPIELLDAAETLADEGFTVLPYTNDDPVLARKLQDVGCAAIMPLGSPIGSGLGIRNPHNFQLIIEQAAVPVILDAGAGTASDAALAMELGCAAVMLASAVTRAQEPELMAAAMRHAVDGGRLAYRAGRIPRRHFAEASSPAGGRAVLDPERPAF from the coding sequence ATGTCGGACGATCTCTTCACACTCGGCTCCACCACCTTCTCGTCCCGGCTGATCATGGGAACGGGCGGTGCGCCCAGCCTCGAAGTGCTGGAGCGCTCCCTGATCGCCTCGGGAACCGAGCTGACCACCGTCGCGATGCGCCGGCTCGACCCGACCGTGCAGGGCTCGGTGCTCTCCGTCCTGGAGCGGCTCTCCATCCGCGTCCTTCCCAACACCGCCGGCTGTTTCACCGCGGGCGAGGCCGTACTGACCGCCCGGCTGGCCAGGGAGGCACTCGGCACCGACTGGATCAAGCTGGAGGTCGTGGCCGACGAGCGAACCCTGCTGCCCGATCCGATCGAGCTGCTGGACGCGGCCGAGACCCTGGCGGACGAGGGCTTCACCGTCCTTCCGTACACCAATGACGACCCGGTCCTCGCCCGGAAGCTCCAGGACGTGGGGTGCGCGGCGATCATGCCGCTCGGCTCCCCCATCGGCTCCGGGCTCGGCATCCGCAACCCGCACAACTTCCAGCTGATCATCGAGCAGGCCGCGGTTCCGGTGATCCTCGACGCCGGGGCCGGGACCGCGTCGGACGCCGCGCTGGCGATGGAGCTGGGGTGCGCCGCTGTGATGCTCGCCTCAGCGGTGACCCGGGCGCAGGAGCCGGAGCTGATGGCCGCGGCGATGCGGCACGCGGTGGACGGCGGGCGCCTGGCGTACCGGGCCGGCCGGATCCCGAGGCGGCATTTCGCCGAGGCCTCCTCGCCCGCCGGGGGCCGGGCGGTACTGGATCCGGAGCGCCCGGCCTTCTGA
- a CDS encoding deoxyribonuclease IV translates to MRNPVGGHVPVAGGLAKIGLGYARELAAETVQVFVANPRGWATPPGNPAQDELFRSECAAESIPAYVHAPYLINFGSHTEATVERSVESLRHSLRRAREIGALGVVVHTGSATGGRPRAEALAQVRTHMRPLLDELTHDDDPFLLLESTAGQGFSLCSRTWDFGPYFEALDSHPKLGICLDTCHIYAAGHDLAGPGGMSQTLDLLVDTVGEGRLKLIHANDSKDVVGAHKDRHENIGAGNIGAEPFRELFSHPATEGVPLIIETPGGKEGHAADVARLKELRGPVGP, encoded by the coding sequence ATGCGCAACCCAGTAGGCGGTCACGTCCCGGTGGCGGGCGGCCTCGCGAAAATCGGCCTCGGCTATGCGCGGGAGCTGGCGGCGGAGACCGTACAGGTCTTCGTCGCCAATCCGCGCGGCTGGGCGACGCCGCCGGGAAACCCGGCGCAGGACGAGCTGTTCCGCTCGGAGTGCGCGGCCGAGTCCATCCCCGCGTACGTCCACGCCCCGTATCTGATCAACTTCGGCTCGCACACCGAGGCCACGGTCGAGAGGTCCGTCGAGTCGCTGCGCCACTCGCTGCGCCGGGCCAGGGAGATCGGCGCCCTGGGCGTGGTGGTGCACACCGGGTCGGCGACCGGCGGGCGACCGCGGGCCGAGGCCCTCGCACAGGTGCGTACGCACATGAGGCCGCTGCTCGACGAGCTGACCCATGACGACGATCCGTTCCTGCTGCTGGAGTCGACGGCCGGGCAGGGCTTCTCGCTCTGTTCACGGACCTGGGACTTCGGCCCGTACTTCGAGGCCCTGGACTCCCACCCCAAGCTGGGGATCTGCCTGGACACCTGCCACATCTACGCGGCGGGCCACGATCTGGCGGGCCCCGGCGGCATGAGCCAGACCCTGGATCTGCTGGTGGACACGGTCGGCGAGGGCCGGCTGAAGCTGATCCACGCCAATGACTCCAAGGACGTCGTGGGCGCGCACAAGGACCGCCACGAGAACATCGGGGCGGGCAATATCGGCGCCGAACCCTTCCGGGAGCTGTTCTCGCATCCCGCGACCGAAGGGGTGCCGCTGATCATCGAGACGCCCGGCGGCAAGGAAGGGCACGCGGCGGACGTGGCACGTCTGAAGGAACTCCGGGGCCCCGTCGGCCCGTGA